The genomic stretch GTAATTCCAGTTACGGAGAAAAAGCCACTGTCAATATCATTAGCCATCGCAGGAAGTAAAAGCCTCACATTGTTTTCATAGTTGAACTTCCAAATAGTAGATAATTTCTCCCTGCCATCTTCATTCACATAGACGGTCTTATCTTTAGAAATTAATACCATTGCTACCGATCCCGAATTTTCCGTCACCACTAACACAAAATTATTGCGATCAGCCTTCAAACCTGCATACCATTCCTGAAGATGTTCCTCTAACTCAAATTTGTACAAATCATAATCCATCTGTTCTTTCTCAAGCAGAGCTTTGCTCAATAAATCCGATATTTCTTTGGTTCTACTCGACATAATGCTATTGTCACACTCTAAGTTGTGTTCTATTTTATCGCACGGTTACAGATGGGCGATCGCTAGTTGATTTGAGGGCATAGGCGATCATTTTTTTTGTGCTGAGGGACGATCGCAGTTTGATTTTTAGAAAATAGGCGATTGGGTAAAAACGTCTTCTGTTGTTGAATCTCTTACTAAATTATAGATGATTCCAGATTGCTTTTCCATCTTGGTAGTAATCCTGACTGTTTTGAAGGTTTTTGAATATAGCAGATTGAACATGTCATAGATTGCTCTATGACTCTGCTTATTCCATAGAAATTTTGATTGTAGAAGTCTGTCTCAGATAAAGCTTAGGGGCATGCAGGAAAATAAGGAACTCTTAGCTAGATTAAGTCAGATATATTGTCAACAGAGGGAGCATCTTTGATTGCTGTATCAGAAGCAAGAAGATACTTCTTAATTTGTTCACCAATTTTTTCATTGCCCGATGCCTTCGATATAAAGGCAGTTGCACCAACAAAACGAGACCTAATGCGGTCAATCAATGTGTCATTACTGGTCAAAATTAAAATTGGCGTATCCTTAAACTCTGGAATACGACGGATTTGCGAACAAAGTTCATATCCCCCAACAATTGGCATAACTAAATCTAAAATAATCATCTCTGGCTTATGTTCAACCAGTAGTGGTAATACTTTAATAGATTCTTTAATTGCTAAGAATCCAAAACCGAACTTTGAGACAATCTGGTCAATAGTTGCACATACCTGATTGCTATCATCTACGCAAGCAATAAGAGGACGAGGTAAAATTTGCAACTTGTTTTGACTCTGGTTACTTTCTAATGCTTGGGTAGAGTCCTGTTCTGCTTCTCTACTTGATACAATAGCGGGAAGAGGAGCTTGGATGTCAGGAACTTCTGCTAGTCCAATCAACCCACGATGATAATAGGCAATTAGAGATTGAACAAGAGGAAGTAAATCTTTTTTCATCCATGTAGATAGTTCCCGTAGCGATCGCCTACCATCAAGGATCGTAATTAAAGTTTTATAGGTAAGTTCTGAGGCTTCTTCCCTAAGTTGTTCAGGACGCTTAATCCAAGGAGCAAGATTTGGCGAAAAGTCAGCTATTCCTAATTTACGCCATGTAATCCAATCTTCGTGAGCGCGCTCAATAGCATGTTCTGCATGGATCAGAGAAATTACAGGGGTGATTTCATCTTCAAAATCACAGTAATAGGTGATTCGCTCATTAGCTGCACATTGAATAATGTCAAATAATACTTCATGAACAAAGCTTTCAATGATTGGTGAGATTTGGTCACGAGATAAGACCATACGTTTCATGAGGATGACCAGCACATGGTAGTCCCATAGTCTAATTTCTTCGGGGGTACGGAGAGAGATTTTATTAAAATCGATCTGTAATTTGTACTGCCCCATTAATCTGCGCCAACGTCGATGGTTATGTACTCCCCCCGAAGCCCATACCAACCTACCGTGGCAATAGTAAATAATCCATTTATATTCTTTGACGCTATGAAGTTCCAGTTTTCCAGTAAACTGCTTGCGACCATAGCCGCGT from Pseudanabaena sp. Chao 1811 encodes the following:
- a CDS encoding response regulator, which produces MDTDNLAVYSLVEQLRGYGRKQFTGKLELHSVKEYKWIIYYCHGRLVWASGGVHNHRRWRRLMGQYKLQIDFNKISLRTPEEIRLWDYHVLVILMKRMVLSRDQISPIIESFVHEVLFDIIQCAANERITYYCDFEDEITPVISLIHAEHAIERAHEDWITWRKLGIADFSPNLAPWIKRPEQLREEASELTYKTLITILDGRRSLRELSTWMKKDLLPLVQSLIAYYHRGLIGLAEVPDIQAPLPAIVSSREAEQDSTQALESNQSQNKLQILPRPLIACVDDSNQVCATIDQIVSKFGFGFLAIKESIKVLPLLVEHKPEMIILDLVMPIVGGYELCSQIRRIPEFKDTPILILTSNDTLIDRIRSRFVGATAFISKASGNEKIGEQIKKYLLASDTAIKDAPSVDNISDLI